The following are encoded in a window of Lacinutrix sp. WUR7 genomic DNA:
- a CDS encoding fibronectin type III domain-containing protein — MEIGEQGFTPGTGSTYNTSSDYFEFQNLNPQTNYNIYIQSKCGTSDFGTVVGPTTITTQSSCTTPENLHIGGVSTCEFTVNWSGVNETAWEVEYGESGFSLGTGTVINTSDTYFTLTDNILPNTTYEVYVRANCGSAGYSNYTNALVITTETMTSLDATFLEGDYLIESITDGAFTAGGQGPIVGEQYVYITAGSNNGRYFNFTYYPDAFLNDTYFEFQLTNSGLVEVGINDTLSYSCDQGATTSIILGPSNQDQPYNVCDDSVLEFTFFELYHGTGGCGASDLPITIRLTKQ; from the coding sequence TTGGAAATTGGAGAGCAAGGTTTCACACCCGGAACAGGCTCTACTTATAATACTTCTTCTGACTATTTTGAGTTTCAAAATTTAAATCCGCAAACAAATTATAATATATATATTCAGTCTAAATGTGGTACTTCCGATTTTGGTACTGTTGTAGGACCTACAACTATTACAACTCAGAGTTCATGTACAACACCTGAAAACTTACATATTGGAGGAGTAAGCACCTGTGAATTTACTGTTAATTGGAGTGGTGTTAATGAAACAGCTTGGGAAGTTGAATATGGAGAATCTGGTTTTTCTTTAGGTACTGGAACCGTAATTAATACATCGGATACGTATTTTACGCTTACCGATAATATATTACCAAATACGACTTATGAAGTATATGTAAGAGCTAATTGTGGTTCTGCCGGTTATAGTAATTATACAAATGCTTTAGTAATTACAACAGAAACGATGACTTCTCTAGATGCTACCTTTTTAGAAGGAGATTATTTAATAGAATCTATAACGGATGGTGCATTTACCGCAGGTGGACAAGGTCCTATAGTAGGAGAACAATATGTTTACATTACTGCAGGCAGTAATAATGGAAGATATTTCAATTTCACCTATTACCCAGACGCTTTTCTAAATGACACTTATTTTGAATTTCAATTAACCAATTCTGGATTAGTAGAAGTAGGAATAAATGATACTTTATCTTATTCTTGTGATCAAGGAGCAACAACCAGTATTATACTAGGCCCTTCTAACCAAGACCAACCTTATAATGTTTGTGATGATTCGGTATTAGAATTCACATTCTTTGAGCTATACCATGGTACTGGAGGTTGTGGAGCTTCAGATTTACCTATAACCATTAGGCTTACAAAACAATAA